Proteins from one Octopus bimaculoides isolate UCB-OBI-ISO-001 chromosome 19, ASM119413v2, whole genome shotgun sequence genomic window:
- the LOC106869434 gene encoding store-operated calcium entry-associated regulatory factor, with translation MSIFSLIYVLLLICLKETEGRKVLLRDIKTITLTQGQMTSARRSSPVPQLKCTGGSAGCRSFVPNNVQCYNKGWDGFDIQWKCETDMKKKYRFGKIAVSCEGYDYPNDPYILAGSCGLEYEIDYINTHRKHSSKFTKSSHHSINSGFEFGEIIWILCVLLCILLVYRLCLSRNNNRCRMFTNSNNSGEMPPGTYPRDPPPPYGFRPEYYPQQNTNSFEDSQQPGFFSGMGTGGVLGYVLGKEPGYSRCDTSPGYHHSNDYHPPSDWFGTSQSSHNYVSSSDSSDDDDSRAAVGFGGTTRR, from the coding sequence ATGAGtatcttttctttaatttatgtACTTCTGTTAATATGTTTGAAAGAAACAGAAGGAAGGAAAGTACTTTTGAGAGACATTAAAACCATAACATTAACTCAAGGCCAAATGACCAGCGCAAGAAGATCTTCGCCAGTGCCACAATTAAAATGTACGGGAGGATCGGCAGGTTGTCGTAGTTTCGTCCCTAACAATGTCCAGTGTTACAACAAAGGATGGGACGGTTTTGATATTCAATGGAAATGTGAAACAgacatgaagaaaaaatatcgTTTCGGAAAGATTGCTGTGTCTTGTGAAGGTTACGATTACCCCAATGACCCTTATATTCTTGCAGGATCTTGTGGTTTGGAATATGAAATtgactacataaacacacaccgtAAACACTCAAGCAAATTTACTAAAAGCTCTCATCATTCTATTAACTCCGGTTTTGAGTTTGGTGAAATTATTTGGATACTTTGCGTATTACTTTGCATCTTACTTGTATATCGTCTCTGTCTCAGCCGTAATAATAACAGGTGCAGAATGTTTACAAATTCAAATAATTCTGGTGAAATGCCACCCGGAACTTACCCGAGAGATCCACCACCACCCTACGGCTTTAGGCCGGAATATTACCCGCAACAAAACACTAATAGTTTCGAAGACTCTCAACAACCAGGCTTCTTTTCTGGTATGGGAACTGGTGGTGTGTTGGGTTACGTCCTAGGTAAAGAGCCTGGTTATTCCCGTTGTGACACTTCCCCTGGTTATCACCATTCCAATGATTACCATCCTCCGTCAGACTGGTTTGGAACTTCTCAGTCCTCGCATAATTATGTATCTTCAAGTGATTCGAGTGACGATGATGACTCAAGGGCAGCAGTTGGTTTCGGCGGGACAACAcggcgataa
- the LOC106869436 gene encoding uncharacterized protein LOC106869436 translates to MAARFFIRNILLAENHLFKIQQPRIIAPLLSGNFQNVPSEGDKRYYSRVRKKERPLFPKLFRSGDRMKRLPLPDSTIKFWCQDVKELQDAPDHVQRLFTIEFANRVS, encoded by the exons ATGGCTGCGAGGTTTTTCATTCGGAATATCCTACTGGCagaaaatcatttatttaaaatacaacaGCCTCGAATTATAGCCCCATTATTGTCAG GCAACTTCCAGAATGTTCCAAGCGAGGGAGACAAACGATATTATTCTAGAGTCCGCAAGAAAGAACGTCCATTGTTCCCTAAACTTTTTAGATCAG GTGACAGAATGAAGAGACTACCATTGCCAGATTCTACTATCAAATTTTGGTGCCAAGACGTCAAAGAACTACAAGA TGCACCTGACCATGTCCAGAGGTTGTTCACAATTGAATTTGCAAATCGTGTAAGTTAA